DNA sequence from the Fuscovulum ytuae genome:
CATCGGGGTGGCGGGCGTTGGGGGCGTCGATCACAAAGACCGTGCGCTTGCGGGGTTCAATGGCGATGTCGAGGCCTGCCATGCGCATCACCTGCGCGGCAGCCGGGCCTGCGGCATTCACTGCGGCGGCGCAGGTGACATGCACCCCCTGCCCCAGCGTGACCCCCGTCACCCGGCCTGCGGTGGTGGTGATCCCCGTGACGTCATCCGTCAGGAAGCGCGCGCCTTGGGCGCGGGCGGCGGCGCGGAAGCCGTTCAAAAGACCCATATTGTCGAAGAACCCTTCGTCCCGCGGGCCGAAACTGGCCCCTGCAAGGTCTTCGGTATTGAGCCAGGGAAAGCGCGCAGCGGTTTGGTCGGGCGTCCAGATCTGGGTGGCCGCGCCATGGTCGCGCTGCATCGCGGCAACCTCTGTCAGCGTGGCGAGGCCTTCGGGTGTAGAGGCGAGGAAGAGATAGCCGTTTTCCCGCAGGCCTAGATCGGGGATGCCCACGTCATGGCCGAGATGGGCCTGAAACGCCTTCACAAAAGCGATGCCAAAGCGCGAGATTTCCACATTCACCGGATTGGTGAATTGTTGCCGGATTCCGGCGGCTGCCAAGGCGGTCGAGGCGCGGGCGAAGGTCGGGTCGCGTTCCACGACGACCACCGACAAGCCCGGTTGCATTCGGGTCAGCCAGAAGGCCACGGATGCCCCCATGACGCCCCCGCCGATGATGACGACATCCGCCTGCATGTGCTTCCTCCGACTCGGCACCACAGGTTTTGACAGCGGCGCGCCTGCGTGGTTAGACAGGAACGGGGACAAGAACAACCCGCGCCTGATCGAAGCCTTGGCGCGGTGAGGGGATGAGAAGGTGAGCGAGGTACTTCCGCTTTTGGCGCGGATTGCCGAGGCCACGTCCGTGGGACCGGCGTGGCAAGCCGCGACGGGCTATTTCGCCCGGCTCGGCTTTGGCAGGGTCAATTATGGCTATACGCGCTTTCTAACCGATAAGACGATCGGCCATCCGGAGGATGTGGTGTTTCTGACCACGGCAGACCCGGAATATGCACGGCGGTATTTTGCGGGCGGGCTTTATGCGCGGACACCTGCTTTTCGCTGGGCGCAGGAGAATACGGGGGCCTGCACCTGGACCTGGGTGGGCGAAGCGATGGCGCGGGGTGAATTGTCCCAAGACGAGGTTGCAGCGGTGAAGCAAAACCTTGCCATGGGCATCCGCGCCGGAATCACGGTGAGCTTTCCCGAAACCTCGACCCGGGCCAAAGGGGCGCTGGGGATGATCGCGGATGAGGGGCTGGATCATGCCGCGGTCGAAGCGATCTGGTCAGAGCGGCGGGAAGAGATCCTTGCCGTGGCGAATATGATGCATCTCAAGATCGTCAACCTGCCCGGCGCGAACCGTCGGCGCCCGCTGACGCAGCGCCAGCGTGAGGCGCTGGAATGGGTGGCTGATGGCAAGACGACGCAGGATGTGGCGGTCTTGATGGGGGTTTCGCCCGCTATGGTGGAAAAGCATCTTCGGCTGGCCCGGCAGGCGCTGGATGTGGAAACGACGGCGCAGGCTGTGGCCAAAGCTGCGCTCTTGAACATGGTTTTCCAGAAGGACGGGAAATCACGCAGCCTGCCCCCGGCCACAGCGGCGAGGTAGGGATTCCCTGACTGTTCTGACGCCGCGCAGGATGGTCATATGACGCTACGCCCCTATACCAATGGCCTAGGCCGGGTGGGGCGGCCTGTCGGATGAACGGAACGATTTGACCGCATCCGGTTGGCGATTGCCCCTATCTCGCCCCAGAGAGAAGGGTGTTTGTCCGGAGGGGCGGAAATTTCCCGCCGCCCTGATGGTGATGGTTGGCGTGTCTGTTGCTTGATCCCCATGGCCAGACGCGCGGTGATACGGTGCAGCTGCAAGGCTGCACCGTTTTTCTTTGGGCAGCCCGAAGTTATGGCAAAGGAAAAGGCCCGCCTCATTTCTGAGGCGGGCCTTTCTTTGACCGAAGGCGGAAAGATCAGCCCTGAAGCGCCTTGGCGACTTCGGCGGCGAAATCCTCTTTCTCTTTTTCGATGCCTTCACCGACGGCCATGCGGACGAAGGAGACAACCTCTACCCCGGCCTCTTTCGCGGCTTGGGCGACGGTCACATCGGGATTGATGACGAACTTCTGGTTCAGAAGGGTCGATTCTTCGAAGAACTTCTTCATCCGGCCCGGGATGATGTTGTTCTGGATCACGGCTTCGGGCTTCGGCTTGGCCGAGGCGGCGTTTTCTTCCATCGCCTTGGCAGTCTGCACGGCCAGTTCGCGGGCTACGACTTCGGCATCCATATCCGCCTCAGAGAGCGACATGGGCGAGGTGGCGGCGATATGCATCGCGATCTGCTTGCCAATGCCGTTATCGGCGCCTTTCAGCGCGACCAGCACGCCGATCCGACCAAGGCCATCGGCGGCGGCGGTGTGGATATAGGCGGCAACGCTGTCGCCTTCCACGGCGGCCATGCGGCGCAGGGTCATGTTTTCGCCGATGGTGGCGATGGCATCGGTGAGCGAGGCTTCGACCGACTTGCCGTTCAGGTTGGCCGCCTTGAGCGCGTCAAGATCAGCCGCGCCAAGGGCGGCGGTGGTGATGCCACGGACGAGGTTCTGGAAATCGGCGTTCTTGCCGACAAAGTCGGTTTCCGAGTTCACTTCAACCGCGACGCCCTTGCCGCCCGAGACGGTGACGCCAACAAGACCTTCGGCGGCGACGCGGTCGGCCTTTTTGGCGGCTTTGGCAAGGCCCTTGGTGCGCAGCCAGTCAACCGCGGCTTCCATGTCGCCATTGGTTTCGGTCAACGCCTTCTTGGCATCCATCATACCTGCGCCGGTCGAATCGCGCAGTTCCTTCACCATGCTTGCGGTGATCGTCATGTCAGACTCCTGAAAATCGAGAGTGACCCGGGAAGTATCCCCCCCGGGTAAATGCGGCGTGACAGAGGATCAGGCCTCGGCGATCGCCTCTTCCTCGGGCGCGGTTTCCAGCGCACCAAGGTCGATGCCAGCAGCGCCGAGCTGCGCCGACATGCCATCAAGCGCCGCGCGAGCGACGAGGTCGCAGTACAGCGCGATGGCGCGGGCCGCGTCGTCGTTGCCGGGGATCACGTAATCCACGCCTTTGGGCGAGCAGTTGGTGTCAACCACGGCCACGACCGGGATGCCAAGCTTTTGCGCCTCGAGGATGGCGAGGTCTTCTTTACCCACGTCGATGATGAAGATCAGGTCCGGGGTGCCGCCCATTTCACGGATACCGCCCAAGGAGGCCTGCAGCTTGGACTGCTCACGCTCCATGTTCAGACGTTCTTTCTTGGTCAGGCCTTCGGCGCCATTGGCCATCAGCTCATCGATCTGCTTCAGGCGCTGGATCGACTGGGAGACGGTCTTCCAGTTGGTCAGCGTGCCGCCCAGCCAGCGGTGGTTCATGTAGAACTGGGCGCATTTTTCGGCGGCTTCGGCGATCGGCTTCTGGGCCTGACGCTTGGTGCCGACAAAGAGGATGCGGCCGTTCTTGGCGACGGTGTCGCGCACGACCTTCAGCGCCTGTTCCAGCATGGGAACGGTCTGGGTCAGGTCGATGATGTGGATGCCATTGCGATCCCCATAGATGTATTCGCCCATCTTGGGGTTCCAGCGCGCGGTCTGGTGGCCGTAGTGAACGCCAGCTTCAAGCAGCTGACGCATGGAGAACTCGGGAAGAGCCATGTCCTATTCCTTTCCGGTTTAGCCCTTGGCATCGCTGTCTTACCCCTTGTGGGGCAACCGGCGGACAGGACGGGATTTCTCCCCGCCAAGCCCAAGCGAAGCCTGTGAAGTGCGCGTGCCTTTAGGGGGTTTTGGCGGGGGATGCAAGCGCCCTTGGCAAATATGCGGGTTCTGGGTGGTTCTGTGCCAAGAAACTGGGGAGATTTTGGTGGGGCCTGGCGGGATGGGGTGGGTTGAAAGCCCCTGCCCTTCGCCTCTAGATGGTGGCATGAGCGCGCGCCCTGACATCCTTTGCATAGGCTCGGTCCTTTGGGACATCATTGGCCGTTCGGCCATCGTCATGCGGCAGGGGTCAGACGTGCCGGGGCGGATCACGCGGTTGCCGGGGGGCGTGGCGATGAACATCGCCATGACGCTGGCGCGGCTGGGCCTGCGGCCTGCGGTGCTGACGGCGATTGGTCGGGATGCGGCAGGGGATGAACTGGTCGCCGCTTGCGGGCGACTGGGGGTGGAGACAGGTTTTGCCTATCGGTCGGACGACCTGCCCACGGATCAATATATGGCTGTCGAAGGGGCGAATGGGTTGATCGCCGCGATTGCGGATGCCCATTCGCTTGAGGCGGCGGGAGACAAGATCCTGCGGCCCTTGGCGGATGGAAGCCTTGGGTCCGAAGGGGCGCCTTGGGCCGGGATGATCGCGCTGGACGGAAACCTGACGGTGCATCTTCTGGCCGAGATCGCGGCATCGCCCCTGTTTGCGGCGGCCGATCTGCGGGTGGCGCCTGCCAGCCCCGGCAAGGCGGAACGTCTTATCCCGCTAATGTCCCACGGGCGGGCGGTGCTCTATGTCAATCTGGAAGAGGCGCGGTTGATCGGGCATGAGGCCTATGACAGCGCGGGGGCGGCGGCGGAAGGGCTTTTGGCGCGTGGGGCGGCGCGGGTTCTGGTCACCGATGGCGGGCGGGCCTGTGCGGAAGGGACGCAAGGCGTGGGTGTCATCGTCGATCACCCACCGCAGGTGATGGTGACGCGGGTCACCGGCGCGGGCGATACTTTCATGGCGGCGCATATCGTTTCCGAACGGCGGGGCGCGGATCGGTCGGCGGCTTTGGCCGCCGCAATCCGCGCGGCCGCCATCTATGTGAGTGGGGAGGCCCCGGCATGAGCCGGTTCTCGCGGATGACATGGCTGAACCCGCCCCCAGAGGCGATGGAGGTCCCCGGCGGTATCGAAGTTGTCACGGGTGAGAAGACGGATTTCTGGCGCGAAACATTTTACGGCTTCATCCGCCATAACGGGCATTTCCTGTGGGAATCGGTGCAAGGCGATTTCACGGCGGAAGTGACCATCGCGGGCAAATACCGCGCGCTTTATGATCAGGCGGGGCTGATGATGCTTTTGTCGGATCAGCATTGGATCAAATGCGGGGTGGAGGTGAATGACGGCCAGCCCGTCTTTTCCACCGTGATCACCAATCTGCGGTCCGATTGGGCGACGATGCCCCTGCCCTTTGATCCGGCCTCTGTCCGCCTGCGCCTCAGCCGTCATGGTGATGCGGTGCGGGTGGATGTGGCGCGGCCTGAGGGCGGCTGGTTCCTTGCCCGATTGGGTTATATGCCCGCGGGTCTGCCCGCCAAGGTGGGGATCATGGCCTGTTCGCCGGAACGCGCGCGGTTCCGCGTGATGTTCCGCGATTATCGCTGCGGCCCCCCGATTGCGCGCGATCTGCATAACGGAGAATGACATGGATGCCCTGACCTTGGCGCCCGATGTGGCGCGGGCCTTGCGGGATGGTGCGCCGGTGGTGGCGCTCGAATCGACCATCATCACCCATGGGATGCCGTGGCCCGAAAATCTTGAAACCGCGCAGCGGGTGGAGGCAGAGGTGCGCGCCCATGGCGCGGTGCCTGCCACGATGGCTGTGATGGGTGGACGCATTCACATCGGGTTGACGGAGGCCGAGCTTCAGGCCTTGGCGCAGGCGCAGGGGGTGGCAAAGCTGTCCCGCGCGGACCTTGCCGCCTGTTTGGCCACAGGCGGCACGGGGGCGACCACAGTGGCCGCCACCATGATCTGCGCGCGGCTGGCGGGGATTTCGGTCTTTGCCACGGGGGGCATTGGCGGCGTGCATCGCGGGGCGGAAACGAGTTTTGACATTTCCGCCGACCTGCCGGAATTGGCTCAGACAGCCGTCACGGTTGTGGCGGCGGGGGCGAAGGCCATTCTCGATCTACCCAAGACGCTGGAATGGCTGGAAACGGCAGGCGTGCCGGTGATCGCCTTCGGGCAAGATGCCTTTCCCGCCTTCTGGTCGCGCGACAGCGGGTTGAAAGCGCCACTCCGGATGGACCGGGCCGAAGACATCGCGGCGGCGGCGCGGATGCGCGCGGCGCTGGGTGTGCCGGGCGGGCAACTCGTGGCCAATCCGATCCCGGTTGAGGCAGAGATCGCGCGGGCCGAAATCATGCCGGTGGTGGAGCAAGCCCTGTCCGAAGCGGCGGCGCGGGGCATCGCGGCAAAGGCCGTGACGCCTTTCCTTTTGCAACGCATCTTTGAATTGACCGAGGGGCGGTCGCTTGATGCCAATATCGCCCTTGTTCTGAACAATGCCCGTCTTGGGGCCGCGATTGCCGGGGCCTTAGCGCGCGGGGTGTGAAGGTTCCGGTTGTGCGAGCGCCCAGCTCTTCCTAGATTGTCGGGAACAAGGGAACCGGGGCAAAAATGAGCGAAACACAACCGCCGCGGCGCAGCCTGCTTGGCGCGCTGAGGGCGAGCTTTCTGACAGGATTGGTCGTCGTTCTGCCCACGGGGTTGACCCTTTGGCTGATCTGGTCAGTGGTGGGTTGGCTGGATGGCTGGATCCTCCCGCTGATCCCGTCGGCCTATCAGCCCGAGGCGCTGGTGCATCGGGTCTTTGGGCCGGATGTCACCTTTCCCCTGCGCGGTGTGGGGGTTGCGGTCTTCCTCGTCTTTACCGTGCTGATCGGCTGGATGGCGCGTGGCTTTCTGGGCCGGACGCTGATGGGTCAGGCGGAACTGCTGGTCGACCGCGTTCCAGTGGTGCGTTCGGTCTATGGCGGGTTGAAGCAGATCACCGAAACGGTCTTTGCCCAGAAGGAAAAGACCTTTGACCGGACCTGTCTGGTGGAATTCCCCCGCCCCGGTGTCTGGGCGGTGGGGCTTGTCGCCTCTTCGCCAAAGGGCGAGATTGCGGCCAAACTGCCCGGCGACATGATCGCCGTTTTCGTCGCGCTGACCCCGCTGACATCCGGCGTGCTGATCTATGTCCCGCGTGAGACGGTGATCTTCCTTGATATGAAACCGGATGAGGCGGCGAAACTGGTCGTGTCGGGTGGCTTGGTCTATCCGGCGGTGAAAGAGCCGCTGATTTCCAAATAACTCAGCCGAGCAGCCGGTTCAGATCAAGGCTGGCGCGTTCGCCCAGATCGGCGCGGTGGGTGGCAAGGAAGGTCTCTGCCGCCTTGCGTCCGGCCTGATGCAGCCGCATGACAAGGCCCGGATCGGGGGAAAGCTTTGTCCCGGCGGAAAGCTCGGTCATCAGCCCGTCATCTGCGATCAGGTGTAAAAGCACGTCCTTCATCTGCCCGCGTTCCATTCGGCCTTCGGCGATCAGGCGTTTGACGAATTTGATGGCGCGCAACTCGCCCAGAAGGGCGGCATGAAAGCTGATTTCGTTGATGCGGTTCTGAATATCCAGCGGCGACATCGGCACGGCATCCCGCAGCCATGGGTTGATCGAGACGATGACGATATCATCGGGCAGATCGGGGGCATAAAGCGGGAAAAGGGCGGGATTGCCGGAATAGCCGCCATCCCAATAGGCGTCGCCCTCAATGGTGACGGCCTGAAAGACGGTGGGCAAACAAGCCGAAGCCAAAAGCGCATCCGGCGTCAGGTCATCCCCTTCGAAGATGCGGATGCGCCCCGTGCGGACATTGGTTGCGCCGACATAGAGGCGCGGGCCTTCGCCATGGCAGACTTGGCTGAAATCCAGCCGCCGCACCACGGGTTCCAGCGGGTTTTCCCAGAACGGACCCCAGCCGTAGGGGGACCAAAGCTGGGCAGCAAGCCCTTGGGGTGACACGGGAAAGGCAGCCTCGACCACGTCGGTCCAGGCGCGCGAGGCGGTCCAAAGCGGCTGCATCCAGCGGATCATGCGGAAATCGCCCAGATTGGCGACCTGCATCCACAGCGCGGCAAGGCTGTCCTTCGCGCCCTGCCGCCCGCCCGCAATCATCCCGGCCTTGAGGGCCGCCGCATTCAGCGCCCCGGCCGAGGTGCCCGACAGGGCGGCGATGTCGAGCGTTTCATCCTCAAGCAGCCTGTCAAGGACGCCCCAGGTAAAGGCGCCATGCGCGCCGCCGCCTTGCAGGGCCAGGTTAAGGCGCGTCATGCCCATGGCCCTGGCGGACAAATTTCTTCGAAGCAATTAGTGAGAATCTTCGAAGATTTTGGGATCACAGCGCCGTCCACCCGCCATCCACGCTGATCGTGGTGCCCGTGACCTGATCGGCATGCGGAGAGCAGAGGTAGAGCACCGTCCCGCCGATCTGTTCGGTCGTTGCAAATTGGCGCGAGGGTTGGCGCAGAAGCATTACCTCGCGGATCACGGTATCGCGGTCCATGTTATGCACCTTCATCTGGTCGGGGATCTGCGCCTCGACCAAGGGGGTCAGGACATAGCCGGGGCAGATGGCATTGCAGGTGATCCCCTGCCCCGCTGTTTCCAGCGCGACCGTCTTGGACAGGCCCACGACCCCATGTTTGGCGGCGATATAGGCCGATTTGAAAGGGCTTGCCGTCAGACCATGGGCCGAGGCGATGTTGACAATGCGCCCCCAGCCCCGCGCCCGCATGCCCGGCAGGGCAACCGCCGTGGTGTGGAAGGCGGAAGACAGGTTGATGGCAAGAATCTGGTTCCACTTTTCAACCGGGAAATCCTCGACCGGGGCGACATGTTGGATCCCTGCATTGTTCACAAGGATATCGCAGCCCCCGGCGCTTTCGACCAAGGCGCGACAGTCTTCGGCCTTGGACATGTCGGCGGCGATGTAGCGCGCGGTCACGCCATGGTCTGCGGACAGTTGCGCGGCCAAAGCATGGTCCTCGGGGCGGTCGGTAAAGCTGTTGATGACGATATCCGCCCCGGCCTTGGCGAGTTCGACGGCCACGCCAAGCCCTATGCCGGAATTCGATCCGGTGATGATCGCGGTTTTGCCCTTCAGGTCCATTTTGGCCCCCCTTTGCTGCATCTGCGAAGGGTATGCCTGCTGCGGGGGCGAAATCCAGCCCTGATGCATCGGCATCGCGCGGGCGTGAAGCATAAAAAAACGCCGGCCAGAGGCCGGCGTTAAGTTATTGAGGCAGGTTTCATACAGGCAAGAAACCTATCGAGCAGTGACCCCTATATACGCGCCCTGTTGCCGGTATCCAAGCTAAAAGTTTGAAAAGGCAGGCAAGCGGGTCTAGGCTCCGGTCCAGAAAAAACGAACCGGCCGGGAGTGTCGAGGGAATGGGAACAGTGAATTTCAAAGGTCTTAAGGCGGTGCTGGCGGCGATGGCCGTAGTAGCGATTCCCCTTGGGGCGGGGGCGGATACCCATGGCATAGCTATGTATGGAAAGCCCGCTCTTCCCCCGGATTTTGTGTCCCTGCCCTATGCAAACCCGGATGCGCCCAAGGGCGGGCGGATCGTTTTCGGAGAAAGCGGGGGGTTTGACTCGCTCAACCCGTTCATCGTGAACGGCATCGCCCCGGCGGGGATCAGTGCGCATACGATCGAAACGCTGCTGGGCCGATCCTATGACGAACCCTTCACCCTTTACGGCCTATTGGCCGAATCGGTGGTGACGGATGACGCCCGGACGTTCGTCGAATTCACCCTGCGGCCCGAGGCGCGATTCTCGGACGGCAGCCCGGTCACGGTCGAGGATGTGATCTGGTCGTTCGAAACGCTGGGGACCAAGGGCCAGCCGCGCTATGCTGCCGCTTATGGCAAGGTGGCGACGGTTGAAAAGATCGGCGAGCGTGGCATCCGCTTTACCTTCAATACCGAGGATCGCGAATTGCCGCTGATCCTTGGGCTGCGGCCGATTCTGAAGAAAGCGCAATGGGAGGGGCGCGATTTCACCGTCTCATCTTTGGACCCCGTGATCGGATCGGGTCCTTACGTGGTCGCGGAATTCGAGGCCGGGCGCTACATCACCTATCGCAAGAACCCCGATTGGTGGGGGGCGGATCTGGCCTTTAACCGGGGCCAGCACAATCTGGACGAAATCCGCTATGACTATTTCGGCGATGCGGGCGTGGTTTTCGAGGCGTTCAAAGCGGGCGAAATCACCAGCTGGCGCGAAACCAACCCGGTGAAATGGGATCAGCAATATGATTTCCCGGCGGTGACGTCGGGCGATGTGGTCAAATCCATCATCCCGCATTCGCGCCCGTCGGGGATCGAAGGTTTCGTTTTCAACACCCGCCGGCCGATCTTTCAGGATTGGCGCGTGCGCGAGGCGCTGATCACGGCCTTCAATTTCGAACTGATCAACAGGACGCTGAACGGCAGCATCCCGCCGCGCATCCAGAGCTATTTCTCCAACTCCCCCCTTGGCATGACACCCGGTGCGCCTGCCGAGGGTCGCGTGGCGGAATTCCTCGAACCCTTCCGGGCCGAGCTTCTTCCCGGCGCGATGGAGGGCTATACCCTGCCCGTGGGCGACGGGTCCGAGGCGAACCGGGGCGCGATCCGCAGGGCGACGGCCCTTTTGGAAGAGGCGGGATGGTCGGTACAGGACGGCGTGTTGAAGAACGCGGCGGGCGAGCCCTTCAGCTTTGAAATCGTGCTGGTGAACGGCGCGACCGACACCATCAACGCGGCCACGATCTATGTCGAAGGGCTAAAGCGGTTGGGGATCGAGGCACGGCTCACGACCATCGATTCGGCGCAATACAAGGAGCGCACCACGAATTACGATTTCGACATGACCCATTACATCCGGTCCCTGTCGCTGTCGCCGGGGAATGAGCAGACGCTTTACTGGGGGTCGAAAGGCGTGACGGAACCCGGCACGCGCAATTGGATGGGCATGAATTCGCCTGCCGCCGAGGCGATGATCGCCACCATGGTTGCGGCGCGCAGTCAGGACGATTTCATTGCCGCGGTGCAGGCCTTGGACCGCATCCTGACGAGCGGGCGCTATGTCATCCCGATCTGGTATTCGGATGTCTCGCGCCTTGCGCATCGGAAGGAGTTGAAATTCCCCGACCGCCTGCCGCTTTATGGCGATTGGCCGGGCTTTCAGCCTGAGGTCTGGTGGTATGAGGACTAAGGAGCAGAGGATGAGAAAGACAGTGGTGCTTTTTGCCGTTCTGGCCGCCTTGGCGGGCTGCGCGACCATTGAAGGCGCGGGGCAGGATATTTCCTCGGGCGCGCGGGCGGTGGGTAATCTGTTCTAGGAACGCCCATCTGGGCAGGGTGCAAGGGGCCGGGCGGGAATGCCCGGCCTTTTCTTTTCGCGGGGGCGATTTCCGGCGCGGAAATCGCGACGGAATTTGACGCAAATTCCGTGGCCCTTTGGGCTGGTTCCCACCTCATCCGGGGCCGGTTCGCCCGAAGGGCGGCAAAGTCTGCGTCAGACTTTGTGACGTTTCCTGCGTCAGGAAACGCTGTTTCAGACCAGCGATGTCACCCAAAGGATCGTCGCATCCTCTTCCGATAGGCTGATAACGTTATGCCCCATCGAGGCATCATAGTAGGCGCTGTCACCGCGCCGCAGGTCCACGGGTTCGTAGAATTCGGTGTAGAGCCGGACGACCCCGGTCAGAACATAAAGGAATTCCTCGCCGTCATGGCGCACCCAGCCATCGAATTCTTCGACATCCCGCGCGCGGATGCGGGCGCGGTAGGGCAGCATCTGCTTGCGCGTCAACTGCCCCGCAAGCAATTCATGTTCATAGGTCGCCGTCGCATGCCCCTGCCCTTCGCCCTGTTTCGTCACCGACATCCGGCCCGACACCTGTGCCTTTGACGGCGGTGTGAACAGCTGTGGGACAGAGATCGACAGGCCTTCGGCCAGTTTCTTCAACGCCTCATAGGTGGGCGACATCTGGCCATTTTCGATCTTGGACAGGGTCGACCGCGCCAGCCCCGCCTGCGTGGCCGCCTGTTCCAGCGTCCAGCCGCGCGCCTTGCGCAGATCGCGCACCCTTTCGCCAAGGTTCAGGGGGGCGACATGCGCCTCTCCGCCGTTTTCACGGGCAATGCGGATCAGGGATTTGGGATCGGTTCCGGCCATGGCCGGGGATTACTTGGTCACAGGTGCGCTTGCAACGGCGGCGTGGGCGGCTAGAGAGAAAGCATGCTGTCTGAGATCGATCTTTCCCCATGGCCGCCCTGCCCCGCGCCTTTCAACATGGCGCGGCATGTGCTGGAGGCATCCTCTACCCGTTTTCCCGACCGGATGGCCTTGCAGATCGTCTCGCCCAAAGGGGCGGAGAGATGGAGCTATGCCCGCCTGATGGCGGCGGTGCGCGGCTGCGGGACGGGGTTTCTTGCGCAAGGCTTGCAGCCGGGGGACCGGGTGCTGTTGCGGCTGGGCAATGAGGTGGCCTTTCCCGTGGCCTTCCTTGGGGCCATCGCAGCGGGGCTGGTGCCTGTGCCAAGCTCGGCCGCGCTGACGGGGGCCGAGATTTCGCGGATGGCGGGGGTGATTGCGCCTGCGCTGATCGTGGCGGGCGAAGGGGTTGCGCTGCCCGATCCGTTGCCTTGCCCTGTGGTGACGGCGAAGCAGGTTCTGGGATGGGAAGCGCTGCCCCCTTGCGATTGGAACATGGGCGATCCTGATCGTCTGGGCTATGCCGTGTTCACCTCGGGCACCTCAGGCCGGGCACAGGCGGTGGGCCATGCGCATCGCGCGATCTGGGCGCGGGGGATGATGCATCAGGGCTGGGAGGGCATCACCGACGGGGACCGTGTGCTGCATGCGGGGGCTTTCAACTGGACCTATACGCTGGGCACCGGGCTGATGGACCCGTGGACGGTGGGGGCCGTTGCCCTGATCCCGGCGGCTGGGGTGGAGGTCATGGCGCTGCCCCTGTTGATGAAACGCTTTGATGTGACGGTCTTTGCCGCGGCACCGGGCGTGTATCGGCAAATGCTGCGCGGGCCGATGCCGGCCTTGCCCAAGCTGCGGCATGGGCTGAGCGCGGGCGAGGCGATGGCGCCTGACCTGCGCGCGGCGTGGGAGGGTGCGACGGGCCGGCCCGTGCATGAAGCGCTTGGGATGACAGAAGTATCGACCTATCTGTCCGGCTGCCCGGATCGACCACAGGCACCGAGAACGGCGGGATGGGTGCAGCCGGGGCGGCGCCTGGCGGTGCTGGGCGAAGACGGCCAGCCCGTCGCGCGGGGCGCAGTGGGCACGCTGGCCGTGCATCGGTCCGATCCGGGCTTGATGCTGGGCTACATGGGGGATGCGGCTGCTACTGAGGCGCGGATGCGAGGGGATTGGTTCCTGACCGGCGATCTGGCCGAGATGACGCATGACGGCGCGGTGATCTATCGCGGTCGCGCAGATGATCTGATGAATGCGGGCGGCTTTCGCGTATCGCCCCTGGAGGTTGAGGCGGCCATGGCCACCTGTCCCGGCATCAAGGACTGCGCGGTGACGGAGGTGGAGGTGAAGGCGGGGGTGCGGGTGATCGGCTGCTTCTACCTGAGCGACCAGCCAATCCCGGATGCAG
Encoded proteins:
- a CDS encoding PfkB family carbohydrate kinase, with the translated sequence MSARPDILCIGSVLWDIIGRSAIVMRQGSDVPGRITRLPGGVAMNIAMTLARLGLRPAVLTAIGRDAAGDELVAACGRLGVETGFAYRSDDLPTDQYMAVEGANGLIAAIADAHSLEAAGDKILRPLADGSLGSEGAPWAGMIALDGNLTVHLLAEIAASPLFAAADLRVAPASPGKAERLIPLMSHGRAVLYVNLEEARLIGHEAYDSAGAAAEGLLARGAARVLVTDGGRACAEGTQGVGVIVDHPPQVMVTRVTGAGDTFMAAHIVSERRGADRSAALAAAIRAAAIYVSGEAPA
- a CDS encoding pseudouridine-5'-phosphate glycosidase, with the protein product MDALTLAPDVARALRDGAPVVALESTIITHGMPWPENLETAQRVEAEVRAHGAVPATMAVMGGRIHIGLTEAELQALAQAQGVAKLSRADLAACLATGGTGATTVAATMICARLAGISVFATGGIGGVHRGAETSFDISADLPELAQTAVTVVAAGAKAILDLPKTLEWLETAGVPVIAFGQDAFPAFWSRDSGLKAPLRMDRAEDIAAAARMRAALGVPGGQLVANPIPVEAEIARAEIMPVVEQALSEAAARGIAAKAVTPFLLQRIFELTEGRSLDANIALVLNNARLGAAIAGALARGV
- a CDS encoding NAD(P)/FAD-dependent oxidoreductase, whose protein sequence is MQADVVIIGGGVMGASVAFWLTRMQPGLSVVVVERDPTFARASTALAAAGIRQQFTNPVNVEISRFGIAFVKAFQAHLGHDVGIPDLGLRENGYLFLASTPEGLATLTEVAAMQRDHGAATQIWTPDQTAARFPWLNTEDLAGASFGPRDEGFFDNMGLLNGFRAAARAQGARFLTDDVTGITTTAGRVTGVTLGQGVHVTCAAAVNAAGPAAAQVMRMAGLDIAIEPRKRTVFVIDAPNARHPDAPLMIDRDYWIRPEHRQWITATVPATDGPCDPQDFDPDLHLWEEVIWPALWHRAPGFDAVKVIRHWTGHYEYNALDQNAVLGPHPDLPNLYLINGFSGHGLQQAPAAGRGVAEHILTGGWQSLDLSDLSVTRMIEGRPFAERAIV
- the rpsB gene encoding 30S ribosomal protein S2; its protein translation is MALPEFSMRQLLEAGVHYGHQTARWNPKMGEYIYGDRNGIHIIDLTQTVPMLEQALKVVRDTVAKNGRILFVGTKRQAQKPIAEAAEKCAQFYMNHRWLGGTLTNWKTVSQSIQRLKQIDELMANGAEGLTKKERLNMEREQSKLQASLGGIREMGGTPDLIFIIDVGKEDLAILEAQKLGIPVVAVVDTNCSPKGVDYVIPGNDDAARAIALYCDLVARAALDGMSAQLGAAGIDLGALETAPEEEAIAEA
- a CDS encoding DUF1349 domain-containing protein gives rise to the protein MSRFSRMTWLNPPPEAMEVPGGIEVVTGEKTDFWRETFYGFIRHNGHFLWESVQGDFTAEVTIAGKYRALYDQAGLMMLLSDQHWIKCGVEVNDGQPVFSTVITNLRSDWATMPLPFDPASVRLRLSRHGDAVRVDVARPEGGWFLARLGYMPAGLPAKVGIMACSPERARFRVMFRDYRCGPPIARDLHNGE
- a CDS encoding helix-turn-helix transcriptional regulator — protein: MSEVLPLLARIAEATSVGPAWQAATGYFARLGFGRVNYGYTRFLTDKTIGHPEDVVFLTTADPEYARRYFAGGLYARTPAFRWAQENTGACTWTWVGEAMARGELSQDEVAAVKQNLAMGIRAGITVSFPETSTRAKGALGMIADEGLDHAAVEAIWSERREEILAVANMMHLKIVNLPGANRRRPLTQRQREALEWVADGKTTQDVAVLMGVSPAMVEKHLRLARQALDVETTAQAVAKAALLNMVFQKDGKSRSLPPATAAR
- the tsf gene encoding translation elongation factor Ts encodes the protein MTITASMVKELRDSTGAGMMDAKKALTETNGDMEAAVDWLRTKGLAKAAKKADRVAAEGLVGVTVSGGKGVAVEVNSETDFVGKNADFQNLVRGITTAALGAADLDALKAANLNGKSVEASLTDAIATIGENMTLRRMAAVEGDSVAAYIHTAAADGLGRIGVLVALKGADNGIGKQIAMHIAATSPMSLSEADMDAEVVARELAVQTAKAMEENAASAKPKPEAVIQNNIIPGRMKKFFEESTLLNQKFVINPDVTVAQAAKEAGVEVVSFVRMAVGEGIEKEKEDFAAEVAKALQG